The following are encoded in a window of Urocitellus parryii isolate mUroPar1 chromosome 7, mUroPar1.hap1, whole genome shotgun sequence genomic DNA:
- the Sumo2 gene encoding small ubiquitin-related modifier 2 isoform X1: protein MADEKPKEGVKTENNDHINLKVAGQDGSVVQFKIKRHTPLSKLMKAYCERQGLSMRQIRFRFDGQPINETDTPAQLEMEDEDTIDVFQQQTGGVY, encoded by the exons ATGGCCGACGAAAAGCCCAAG gAAGGAGTCAAGACTGAGAACAACGATCATATTAACTTGAAGGTGGCGGGGCAGGATGGTTCTGTGGTGCAGTTTAAGATTAAGAGGCATACACCACTTAGTAAACTAATGAAAGCATATTGTGAACGACAG GGTTTGTCGATGAGGCAGATCAGATTCCGATTTGACGGGCAGCCAATTAATGAAACAGACACACCTGCACAG TTGGAAATGGAGGATGAAGATACAATTGATGTGTTCCAGCAGCAGACAGGAGGTGTCTACTAA
- the Sumo2 gene encoding small ubiquitin-related modifier 2 isoform X2: protein MADEKPKEGVKTENNDHINLKVAGQDGSVVQFKIKRHTPLSKLMKAYCERQLEMEDEDTIDVFQQQTGGVY, encoded by the exons ATGGCCGACGAAAAGCCCAAG gAAGGAGTCAAGACTGAGAACAACGATCATATTAACTTGAAGGTGGCGGGGCAGGATGGTTCTGTGGTGCAGTTTAAGATTAAGAGGCATACACCACTTAGTAAACTAATGAAAGCATATTGTGAACGACAG TTGGAAATGGAGGATGAAGATACAATTGATGTGTTCCAGCAGCAGACAGGAGGTGTCTACTAA